The proteins below come from a single Halostagnicola larsenii XH-48 genomic window:
- a CDS encoding ferredoxin: protein MKVKFDEDTCIGMYQCVAEWDAFSKDKSAGKAVLEGSEEEADGIFVREVPDGAELDAKFAARTCPVDAITIYDDDGEQLIP, encoded by the coding sequence ATGAAAGTCAAATTCGACGAGGACACGTGTATCGGAATGTACCAGTGTGTCGCCGAATGGGACGCGTTCTCGAAAGACAAATCCGCGGGGAAAGCGGTCCTCGAGGGAAGCGAGGAAGAAGCAGATGGCATTTTCGTCCGCGAAGTCCCCGACGGCGCGGAACTCGACGCGAAGTTCGCGGCCCGAACCTGTCCCGTTGATGCGATTACGATCTACGACGACGACGGCGAGCAGTTGATTCCCTGA
- a CDS encoding poly-gamma-glutamate hydrolase family protein, translating to MPEKEGYLEEQHTESRLSRRRIIAGGAGIVGAGILGAGIHTQIARSQAEEPPSGTDTDVYEEGCEDADHWELTLEAANESWSARSDPSRYCSVPCSLTKTDSVAIGQQVRIGDGTGEFENAVYTVASEHESDTLWLTPSGLDRIEASESTAVTVGSQAVHSSYDTRQGGELNNEYVEYVVEGGDGDGSASDEVVVIAPHGGYIEYGTDFQAERVVEEIGGTGWICSGFNEGGGGFDRWHSYSTEIHRRSFPELDSLLEREFEWGVAFHGYSNGEILVGGTADNSDKAIVVDAIADLLPEQTVTAVERDATEYTGANPENVINDLAPAGQTIQIEQPTGVREIDWSVVADGVTDALEEIRE from the coding sequence ATGCCAGAGAAGGAAGGATATTTAGAAGAACAGCATACAGAATCGAGGCTTTCACGACGACGGATCATCGCAGGGGGTGCCGGAATCGTCGGTGCCGGCATACTGGGAGCGGGGATACACACCCAGATCGCTCGCTCGCAAGCGGAAGAACCGCCGAGCGGAACCGATACGGACGTGTACGAAGAGGGGTGTGAAGACGCCGATCACTGGGAGCTCACGCTCGAGGCGGCAAACGAAAGCTGGAGCGCGCGTTCGGATCCCAGCCGATACTGTTCGGTCCCGTGTTCGTTGACCAAAACCGACAGCGTCGCGATCGGCCAGCAGGTCCGGATCGGCGACGGAACCGGCGAGTTCGAAAACGCGGTCTACACCGTCGCGTCGGAACACGAATCCGACACGCTGTGGCTGACCCCGAGCGGTCTCGACCGAATCGAGGCGAGCGAGTCGACGGCGGTGACGGTCGGGTCGCAGGCGGTCCATTCGAGCTACGACACGCGCCAAGGTGGGGAACTGAACAACGAATACGTCGAATACGTCGTCGAAGGTGGAGACGGCGACGGAAGTGCCAGCGACGAAGTCGTCGTAATCGCACCCCACGGCGGCTACATCGAGTACGGAACCGACTTTCAGGCGGAGCGAGTCGTCGAGGAGATCGGTGGAACGGGGTGGATCTGTTCGGGCTTCAACGAGGGTGGCGGCGGGTTCGACCGGTGGCATAGCTACTCCACGGAGATCCATCGGCGGTCGTTCCCCGAACTCGACTCGCTGCTCGAGCGGGAGTTCGAGTGGGGCGTCGCCTTTCACGGCTACTCGAACGGTGAGATTCTGGTCGGCGGCACCGCGGACAATTCGGACAAAGCCATCGTCGTCGACGCGATCGCCGATCTGCTGCCCGAGCAGACGGTGACCGCCGTCGAACGTGACGCAACGGAGTACACGGGGGCGAACCCGGAGAACGTTATCAACGATCTCGCTCCGGCCGGCCAGACGATCCAGATCGAGCAGCCGACCGGCGTCAGGGAGATCGACTGGTCGGTCGTCGCCGACGGCGTGACCGACGCTCTCGAGGAGATCCGCGAGTGA
- a CDS encoding ATP-dependent DNA helicase has translation MNVEELSGLPPGALEHFRDEGIEDLYPPQAEAVEAGILEGESLVAAVPTASGKTMIAALSMLSAVQRGGKALYIVPLRALASEKKAEFDAYEAFGVTTGVTTGNYESTDEWLATKDLIVATSEKVDSLVRNGADWLSDLTCVVSDEVHLIDDRNRGPTLEVTLAKLRELNPGLQTVALSATVGNADEIADWLEADLVDTDWRPIDLQMGVHYGNALEFHDGSTREVPVEGSEKQEAALVRDILQEGGSSLVFVSSRRNAEAAARRLSQVSSRELTDEERAELSELAADIRDVSDTETSKDLAECVERGAAFHHAGLASEHRTIVEDAFRDRLLKMISATPTLAAGVNTPARRVIVRDWRRFDPTAGGMSPLDVLEVHQMMGRAGRPGLDPYGEAVLLANSHDEREELFERYVWGDPEPVRSKLAAEPALRTHVLATIASGFARTREGLLEFMQATLYASQSTEGSRLESVTDDVLEYLESNDFIEREGGTSAAGPGETDQSAEAATDAFVSAAELTEESDDGSDGSPATDSAAVELTATSLGHTVSRLYLDPMTAAEIVHGLESAEDRPTALGLYQLISRTPDMYELYLRSGEDETFGELFYKRETELLGDAPSEYEDARFEDWLASLKTGKLLEDWADEQDEDRLTDEYKIGPGDLRGKVDTAEWLLGAAESLANEIGSEWTVAVREARARVEHGVSEELLELVSVRGVGRKRARQLYDVGIEGPADLRTADKGVVLAVLKGEKTAENILENAGREDPSMDGVEPRTDLEGVEVTTSGGGGRTTGGENDGADEPDDDQASLGDF, from the coding sequence ATGAACGTCGAGGAGCTGTCGGGGCTCCCGCCCGGGGCGCTCGAGCACTTTCGAGACGAGGGTATCGAGGATCTGTATCCTCCCCAAGCTGAAGCCGTCGAAGCGGGGATTCTCGAGGGAGAGAGCCTCGTCGCCGCGGTGCCGACCGCCAGCGGGAAGACGATGATCGCCGCCCTCTCGATGCTTTCGGCCGTCCAGCGCGGGGGGAAAGCACTCTATATCGTCCCGCTTCGCGCCCTGGCCAGCGAGAAAAAGGCCGAGTTCGACGCCTACGAGGCGTTCGGCGTGACGACCGGCGTCACGACGGGCAACTACGAGTCGACCGACGAGTGGCTCGCCACGAAGGACCTGATCGTCGCGACCAGCGAGAAGGTCGACTCGCTCGTGCGAAACGGCGCGGACTGGCTCTCGGATCTCACCTGCGTCGTCAGCGACGAAGTCCACCTGATCGACGACCGGAATCGGGGGCCGACGCTCGAGGTGACCCTCGCCAAACTCAGAGAGCTCAATCCCGGCCTCCAGACGGTTGCGCTCTCTGCGACGGTCGGCAACGCCGACGAGATCGCAGACTGGCTCGAGGCCGACCTCGTCGACACCGACTGGCGACCGATCGACCTCCAGATGGGGGTCCACTACGGCAACGCACTGGAGTTTCACGACGGCTCCACGAGGGAGGTCCCCGTCGAGGGGTCGGAGAAACAGGAGGCCGCGCTCGTCCGCGACATCCTCCAGGAAGGCGGTTCCTCGCTCGTGTTCGTCAGTTCGCGCCGCAACGCCGAAGCCGCCGCGCGGCGACTCTCGCAGGTCTCGAGTCGCGAATTGACCGACGAGGAGCGAGCGGAACTTTCGGAACTCGCGGCGGACATTCGGGATGTCAGCGACACCGAGACGAGCAAAGACCTCGCCGAGTGCGTCGAGCGCGGGGCCGCCTTTCACCACGCGGGGCTCGCGAGCGAACACCGAACGATCGTCGAGGACGCCTTTCGGGACCGCCTGCTCAAGATGATCTCCGCGACGCCGACGCTCGCGGCGGGGGTCAACACCCCCGCCCGCCGCGTCATCGTCCGCGACTGGCGGCGGTTCGACCCCACCGCGGGCGGCATGTCGCCGCTCGACGTCCTCGAGGTCCACCAGATGATGGGCCGGGCCGGCCGGCCGGGGCTCGACCCCTACGGCGAAGCCGTCCTGCTGGCAAACAGCCACGACGAACGAGAAGAGCTGTTCGAGCGGTACGTCTGGGGCGATCCCGAACCCGTTCGCTCCAAACTCGCCGCCGAACCCGCGCTCCGCACGCACGTTCTCGCGACTATTGCCTCCGGCTTCGCGCGGACCAGAGAGGGCCTCCTCGAGTTCATGCAGGCGACCCTCTATGCAAGCCAATCGACGGAGGGAAGCCGTCTCGAATCCGTCACCGACGACGTGCTTGAATATCTCGAGTCGAACGACTTCATCGAGCGCGAGGGTGGAACGTCGGCGGCAGGACCCGGAGAAACCGATCAGTCCGCGGAAGCCGCGACCGACGCGTTCGTCTCCGCGGCGGAACTCACGGAGGAATCAGACGACGGGAGTGATGGAAGCCCAGCGACGGACAGCGCCGCGGTCGAACTGACCGCGACGAGTCTGGGACACACCGTTTCGCGGCTCTACCTCGATCCGATGACCGCCGCCGAAATCGTCCACGGCCTCGAGTCGGCCGAGGACCGCCCGACGGCGCTCGGGCTATATCAACTGATCTCGCGGACGCCCGACATGTACGAACTCTACCTCCGTTCCGGCGAGGACGAGACGTTCGGCGAACTCTTCTACAAGCGCGAGACCGAACTGCTCGGCGACGCGCCGAGCGAGTACGAAGACGCCCGGTTCGAGGACTGGCTCGCCTCACTGAAGACGGGCAAACTGCTCGAGGACTGGGCCGACGAACAGGACGAGGACAGGCTCACCGACGAGTACAAGATTGGCCCGGGCGACCTCCGGGGAAAGGTCGACACGGCGGAGTGGCTGCTCGGCGCGGCCGAATCGCTCGCGAACGAAATCGGGAGCGAGTGGACCGTCGCGGTCCGAGAGGCCCGCGCTCGCGTCGAACACGGCGTCAGCGAGGAACTGCTCGAGCTCGTCTCGGTTCGGGGCGTCGGCCGCAAGCGCGCGAGACAGCTCTACGACGTCGGCATCGAAGGCCCCGCCGACCTCCGGACCGCCGACAAGGGGGTCGTCCTCGCCGTCCTCAAAGGCGAGAAGACGGCCGAGAACATCCTCGAGAACGCCGGTCGCGAGGATCCGTCGATGGACGGCGTCGAGCCCCGGACCGATCTCGAGGGCGTCGAGGTGACGACGAGCGGCGGGGGCGGTCGAACGACGGGCGGGGAGAACGACGGAGCGGACGAGCCAGACGACGACCAGGCCAGTCTGGGTGATTTCTGA
- the mdh gene encoding malate dehydrogenase, which produces MTKVSVVGAAGTVGAAAGYNIALRDVVDELVFVDIPDKEDDTIGQAADTNHGVAYDSNTVIRQGGYEDTEGSDVVVITAGIPRQPGQTRIDLAGDNAPIMEDIGSSLAEYNDDFVTITTSNPVDLLNRHLYETGERAREQVIGFGGRLDSARFRYVIAQRYDVPVQNVEATILGEHGDAQVPVFSKVRVNGRDLEFTDDEKEELLSELQASAMNVIEKKGATEWGPATGVGHMVEAVLRDTGEVLPASVKLEGEFGQEGTAFGVPAKLGSNGIEEIVEWDLSEFERNELGEAAEKLSEQYDKIS; this is translated from the coding sequence ATGACGAAAGTTAGCGTGGTCGGCGCGGCCGGGACAGTCGGGGCCGCCGCAGGCTACAACATCGCGCTTCGAGACGTTGTTGACGAACTCGTCTTCGTCGACATTCCGGACAAAGAAGACGACACGATCGGACAGGCGGCCGACACGAACCACGGCGTGGCCTACGACTCTAACACGGTCATCCGACAGGGCGGGTACGAGGACACCGAAGGCTCCGACGTGGTCGTCATCACGGCCGGAATCCCGCGCCAGCCGGGGCAGACCCGCATCGACCTCGCGGGCGACAACGCGCCGATTATGGAGGACATCGGCTCCTCGCTTGCGGAATACAACGACGACTTCGTCACGATCACCACGTCGAACCCCGTCGACCTGCTCAACCGGCACCTCTACGAGACCGGCGAGCGCGCACGCGAGCAGGTGATCGGCTTCGGCGGCCGACTCGATTCGGCTCGCTTCCGGTACGTGATCGCCCAGCGCTACGACGTGCCGGTCCAGAACGTCGAAGCCACGATCCTCGGCGAACACGGCGACGCACAGGTGCCCGTCTTCTCGAAGGTCCGGGTCAACGGCCGCGACCTCGAGTTCACCGACGACGAGAAGGAAGAACTCCTCTCCGAACTCCAGGCCTCGGCGATGAACGTCATCGAGAAGAAAGGCGCGACCGAGTGGGGTCCCGCCACCGGCGTCGGCCACATGGTCGAGGCCGTCCTCCGCGATACGGGCGAAGTGCTTCCCGCGAGCGTCAAACTCGAGGGCGAGTTCGGACAGGAGGGAACCGCGTTCGGCGTCCCGGCCAAACTCGGCTCGAACGGCATCGAGGAGATCGTCGAGTGGGATCTCTCGGAGTTCGAGCGCAACGAACTCGGCGAGGCCGCAGAGAAGCTCTCCGAGCAGTACGACAAAATTTCGTAG